The following proteins are encoded in a genomic region of Nocardioides renjunii:
- a CDS encoding amidohydrolase family protein has protein sequence MTDPRAFAEALGLPGLMDLHTHFLPPRVMAKVRAQFDAAGPLIGRPWPLHYRDDDEVLVETLRSFGVRRFTALPYAHKPGMAEFLNDWAAAFAARVPEAAVCGTFFPEPGVASYVAARSAPSPHRVEVWKVHVQVGAFTVTDSLLDEAWSVVAASGAPVVLHAGSGPVPTEHTGPAPVAELLVRHPRLRLVIAHAGAPEYAEFLALAETHERVALDTTMAFTPFFAEMGGAYPSALLPRLRDLGLAGKVHLGSDFPHIPYAYGEQLAALEALGLGEDWLRAVCWTSTAEMLDRG, from the coding sequence GTGACCGACCCGCGCGCCTTTGCCGAGGCCCTCGGCCTGCCCGGGCTGATGGACCTGCACACGCACTTCCTGCCGCCGCGGGTGATGGCCAAGGTGCGGGCGCAGTTCGACGCGGCCGGACCGCTGATCGGTCGGCCGTGGCCGCTGCACTACCGCGACGACGACGAGGTCCTGGTCGAGACGCTGCGCTCGTTCGGCGTGCGCCGCTTCACCGCGCTGCCCTACGCCCACAAGCCGGGGATGGCGGAGTTCCTCAACGACTGGGCCGCCGCCTTCGCCGCCCGCGTACCCGAGGCGGCGGTCTGCGGCACCTTCTTCCCCGAGCCCGGCGTGGCGTCGTACGTCGCCGCCCGGTCCGCTCCCTCCCCGCACCGGGTCGAGGTCTGGAAGGTGCACGTGCAGGTCGGCGCCTTCACCGTCACGGACTCGCTGCTCGACGAGGCGTGGTCCGTGGTCGCCGCGAGCGGCGCGCCGGTGGTCCTGCACGCCGGCAGCGGCCCGGTGCCGACCGAGCACACCGGCCCCGCGCCCGTCGCCGAGCTGTTGGTCCGGCACCCGCGGCTGCGCCTGGTCATCGCCCACGCGGGCGCGCCGGAGTACGCCGAGTTCCTCGCGCTCGCCGAGACCCACGAGCGCGTCGCCCTCGACACGACGATGGCGTTCACCCCCTTCTTCGCCGAGATGGGTGGCGCCTACCCGTCCGCGCTGCTGCCGCGGCTGAGGGACCTCGGGCTCGCCGGGAAGGTGCACCTCGGCAGCGACTTCCCGCACATCCCCTACGCCTACGGCGAGCAGCTGGCCGCGCTCGAGGCGCTGGGGCTGGGGGAGGACTGGCTCCGCGCGGTGTGCTGGACCAGCACGGCGGAGATGCTTGACAGGGGATAA
- a CDS encoding extracellular solute-binding protein: MRIKKSLTGAAVAALALTTLAACGSDDEGTSSEDGGAESAEIRVWLNGTDTPQEARDWLKTTFEEENPGSTLTIEQQEWDGLVEKLTTALSSESETPDVVEIGNTQAPTFTSAGAFADLTDEVDDLGGDDLLPGFVDGATVDGKTYAVPYYAGSKYIFYRKDLFEKSGLEVPTTLDEFMQAAVQLKKDNPKPANFSGFWFPGQDWRNGAAFIWSAGGDLAVEEGGEWTPALSSEESVAGLEMAQQLFTEASGAPKDGNEADPWTPWCAGEVGMMSTPGWVKGLIEAEDTGCPDTFAKEMGVFALPGTDGSPAPVLLGGSDLAIAAKSANQDLAQEAVELMLSDDYQTIMAEAGLTPAKESLASLLGDDEYAEATVAAASNAKLTPAAPGWATVEGSRVLEDLFSAIAQGGDVAELAGNADEQMAGQLNG; this comes from the coding sequence GTGCGCATCAAGAAGTCACTGACCGGCGCGGCGGTCGCCGCGCTCGCGCTGACCACGCTCGCCGCGTGCGGCAGCGATGACGAAGGAACGTCCAGCGAGGACGGCGGCGCCGAGTCCGCCGAGATCCGCGTCTGGCTCAACGGCACGGACACGCCCCAGGAGGCGCGGGACTGGCTGAAGACGACCTTCGAGGAGGAGAACCCCGGCTCCACGCTGACGATCGAGCAGCAGGAGTGGGACGGGCTCGTCGAGAAGCTCACGACCGCGCTGTCCAGCGAGTCCGAGACCCCCGACGTCGTCGAGATCGGCAACACCCAGGCCCCGACCTTCACCTCGGCCGGCGCCTTCGCCGACCTCACCGACGAGGTCGACGACCTCGGCGGCGACGACCTGCTGCCCGGGTTCGTCGACGGCGCCACCGTGGACGGCAAGACCTACGCCGTCCCCTACTACGCCGGCTCGAAGTACATCTTCTACCGCAAGGACCTGTTCGAGAAGTCGGGCCTCGAGGTGCCGACCACCCTCGACGAGTTCATGCAGGCCGCCGTCCAGCTCAAGAAGGACAACCCCAAGCCGGCGAACTTCTCCGGCTTCTGGTTCCCCGGCCAGGACTGGCGCAACGGTGCCGCGTTCATCTGGTCGGCCGGTGGTGACCTCGCCGTCGAGGAGGGCGGCGAGTGGACGCCGGCCCTCAGCTCCGAGGAGTCGGTCGCCGGGCTCGAGATGGCCCAGCAGCTCTTCACCGAGGCCTCCGGGGCGCCCAAGGACGGCAACGAGGCCGACCCGTGGACGCCGTGGTGTGCCGGTGAGGTCGGCATGATGTCGACGCCGGGCTGGGTCAAGGGCCTCATCGAGGCCGAGGACACCGGGTGCCCCGACACCTTCGCCAAGGAGATGGGCGTCTTCGCCCTGCCCGGCACCGACGGGTCCCCGGCGCCGGTCCTGCTCGGTGGCTCCGACCTCGCCATCGCGGCGAAGTCCGCCAACCAGGACCTCGCGCAGGAGGCGGTCGAGCTCATGCTGAGCGACGACTACCAGACGATCATGGCCGAGGCCGGCCTCACGCCGGCCAAGGAGTCGCTGGCCTCGCTGCTCGGTGACGACGAGTACGCCGAGGCGACCGTGGCCGCGGCGTCCAACGCCAAGCTCACCCCGGCGGCGCCGGGATGGGCCACCGTCGAGGGATCCCGCGTGCTCGAGGACCTCTTCAGCGCCATCGCCCAGGGCGGCGACGTCGCCGAGCTCGCCGGCAATGCCGACGAGCAGATGGCCGGCCAGCTCAACGGCTGA
- a CDS encoding ROK family transcriptional regulator, with translation MTPHTPVGRPLRPRGKLLQEDARRHHRSLLLQQLFRDGPASRADLARASGLTRVTVSDLVGEMLAEGFVSELGAPAESRVGKPPTLVGLAADSHHIVALDLSETDRMSGAVVNLAGTPQARHVVHVDGAEGEQAVQLVLQLATELMAMTDRPVLGIGVGSPGVVDTAGTVIDAPNLAWTDTPLAARLAEALEVPVFVANDANTAVLGEHTFGESGDGGLMVLRVGTGVGAGFVLGGSLLHGHLGAAGEIGHVVVDPDGERCACSRTGCLETVLSAPRLRRRIGEPGVDGPAVLAEVGGLLGEVLAPIVAALNLHEIVLSGPAELLDGPLLDAADRTIRERTMPISSTGLGVRTSKLGEDVVVVGAAVLVLAGELGVS, from the coding sequence GTGACCCCGCACACTCCCGTCGGACGCCCGCTGCGGCCGCGAGGCAAGCTCCTCCAGGAGGACGCCCGCCGGCACCACCGCTCGCTGCTGCTGCAGCAGCTGTTCCGCGACGGCCCCGCGAGCCGCGCCGACCTGGCCCGCGCCAGCGGCCTCACCCGCGTCACCGTCTCGGACCTCGTCGGCGAGATGCTCGCCGAGGGGTTCGTCAGCGAGCTCGGCGCCCCCGCCGAGAGCCGGGTGGGCAAGCCCCCGACGCTGGTCGGGCTGGCCGCCGACTCCCACCACATCGTCGCCCTCGACCTGTCCGAGACCGACCGGATGTCCGGCGCCGTGGTCAACCTGGCCGGCACGCCGCAGGCACGGCACGTGGTGCACGTCGACGGCGCCGAGGGCGAGCAGGCGGTGCAGCTCGTCCTCCAGCTGGCCACCGAGCTGATGGCGATGACCGACCGCCCGGTGCTGGGCATCGGCGTCGGCAGCCCGGGCGTGGTCGACACCGCCGGCACCGTCATCGACGCCCCCAACCTGGCCTGGACCGACACCCCGCTGGCCGCCCGGCTGGCCGAGGCGCTCGAGGTCCCCGTCTTCGTGGCCAACGACGCCAACACCGCCGTGCTGGGTGAGCACACCTTCGGCGAGTCCGGCGACGGCGGCCTGATGGTGCTGCGCGTCGGCACCGGCGTCGGCGCCGGCTTCGTGCTCGGTGGCTCGCTGCTCCACGGCCACCTCGGTGCCGCCGGCGAGATCGGGCACGTCGTGGTCGACCCCGACGGCGAGCGGTGCGCCTGCTCGCGCACCGGCTGCCTCGAGACCGTTCTCTCCGCGCCGCGCCTCCGGCGCCGCATCGGCGAGCCCGGCGTGGACGGGCCGGCGGTGCTCGCCGAGGTCGGCGGGCTCCTGGGCGAGGTGCTGGCGCCGATCGTGGCCGCCCTCAACCTCCACGAGATCGTCCTGAGCGGCCCCGCGGAGCTGCTCGACGGTCCGCTGCTCGACGCGGCGGACCGCACCATCCGCGAGCGGACCATGCCGATCAGCTCCACCGGGCTCGGCGTCCGCACCTCCAAGCTCGGCGAGGACGTCGTGGTCGTGGGAGCGGCCGTTCTCGTGCTCGCCGGGGAGCTGGGCGTCTCGTGA
- the smpB gene encoding SsrA-binding protein SmpB: MAKEQGQKMVAQNKKARHDYHIEDTWEAGLVLMGTEVKSLRQGRASLVDGFAEIHNGEAWLLGVHIPEYTQGTWTNHSARRRRKLLLNRSEIDKIERKITDKGYTIVPLALYFKDGRAKVEIALAKGKKSYDKRHTLAERTANREKVEAVQRRLKGHRD; encoded by the coding sequence ATGGCGAAGGAGCAGGGCCAGAAGATGGTCGCGCAGAACAAGAAGGCCCGCCACGACTACCACATCGAGGACACCTGGGAGGCCGGGCTCGTCCTCATGGGCACCGAGGTGAAGTCGTTGCGGCAGGGCCGCGCGTCGCTCGTCGACGGCTTCGCCGAGATTCACAACGGCGAGGCGTGGCTGCTCGGCGTCCACATCCCGGAGTACACCCAGGGCACGTGGACCAACCACTCCGCCCGGCGGCGCCGCAAGCTGCTGCTCAACCGCTCCGAGATCGACAAGATCGAGCGCAAGATCACCGACAAGGGCTACACCATCGTGCCGCTCGCCCTCTACTTCAAGGACGGCCGCGCCAAGGTGGAGATCGCGCTGGCGAAGGGCAAGAAGTCCTACGACAAGCGCCACACGCTGGCCGAGCGCACGGCCAACCGCGAGAAGGTCGAGGCCGTGCAGCGCCGGCTCAAGGGGCACCGGGACTGA
- a CDS encoding carbohydrate ABC transporter permease: MSSAPTSPPAVRPTSPPAVPVDPRPRPRRPRRTPLPYVLVVPSVLALALALGYPLVRQVVLSFQDFGLAQQFGQPPEWLGLENYRTLLTDPYLWRVTLRSIAFCLVNAALTMLIGVGLALAMRHMSRSVRLLLQTGLLLAWAMPVVAALTVWQWLFDTQYGVVNYLLTQLGADYTGHSWLLRPLSFFFVATVIVVWMSVPFVAFTVYAALTQLPAELLEAAEIDGAGPVGRLRHVMLPTILPVLLVVGLLQVIWDLRVFTQIYVLQKAGGSAQDTNLLGTYIYRLGIGGGEFGMSAAVAIFMLVLTVLLTAPYVRAMLRQEG, from the coding sequence ATGAGCAGCGCCCCGACCAGCCCGCCGGCCGTCCGGCCGACGAGCCCGCCCGCCGTCCCGGTCGATCCGCGGCCCCGGCCGCGCCGCCCGCGGCGCACGCCGTTGCCCTACGTCCTCGTGGTGCCGTCGGTGCTCGCGCTCGCGCTGGCCCTCGGCTACCCGCTGGTCCGCCAGGTGGTGCTGTCCTTCCAGGACTTCGGCCTCGCCCAGCAGTTCGGCCAGCCGCCGGAGTGGCTCGGCCTGGAGAACTACCGCACGCTGCTGACCGACCCCTACCTGTGGCGGGTGACGCTGCGCTCGATCGCGTTCTGCCTGGTCAACGCCGCGCTCACCATGCTCATCGGCGTCGGGCTGGCTCTCGCCATGCGGCACATGTCGCGCAGCGTCCGACTGCTCCTGCAGACCGGTCTCCTGCTGGCCTGGGCCATGCCGGTGGTGGCGGCCCTCACCGTGTGGCAGTGGCTCTTCGACACCCAGTACGGCGTCGTCAACTACCTCCTCACGCAGCTCGGCGCCGACTACACCGGCCACTCCTGGCTGCTGCGCCCGCTGTCGTTCTTCTTCGTCGCCACCGTCATCGTGGTCTGGATGAGCGTGCCGTTCGTCGCCTTCACCGTCTACGCCGCGCTCACCCAGCTCCCCGCCGAGCTGCTCGAGGCCGCGGAGATCGACGGGGCCGGTCCGGTCGGCCGGCTGCGCCACGTCATGCTGCCGACGATCCTGCCGGTGCTGCTCGTCGTCGGGCTGCTGCAGGTCATCTGGGACCTGCGGGTCTTCACCCAGATCTACGTCCTGCAGAAGGCCGGCGGCAGCGCCCAGGACACCAACCTCCTCGGCACCTACATCTACCGGCTCGGCATCGGCGGAGGTGAGTTCGGCATGTCGGCGGCCGTCGCCATCTTCATGCTCGTGCTCACCGTCCTGCTCACCGCGCCCTACGTCCGCGCCATGCTGCGCCAGGAGGGGTGA